The sequence below is a genomic window from Nicotiana tomentosiformis chromosome 6, ASM39032v3, whole genome shotgun sequence.
GTTATGCGACGCCACATCTCTTTGCCACCATTATAGTTTCATATGTTCAAGGAACTCTCACAGCCATTCTGATGGATCTTCCACAAATTCGTCACCACCGGTAAACCTTCAACTTTGGTATCTACAAGAAGATGCTATAACAACTTATTTTATTTTGCTGTTTAAttttggattatattttaaagGTCATTTAGGGTTCATTACCGTATGTTTGACTTGGGTATGACTGACTGTTATTTCCTTCAGAAACACTGGTGAtgtgaattaaaactaaaaggGTGGATATTTAAAGCATGTACCTTGCTATTGTGATACATTTGTTATTCAATTTTTCTTCCCTGTAATTTGTAGATTACTACAAATAAAGCTAAAACATTTTCAGGAAAGAAGCAGTGTAGTCTTTCACCAAAATGAACACAACTGTTCTCCCAAAAACAATTTTACCATAAGGTTGACTCATGGAATTATCAGGAACAGTTTAGGATGGCCTTTAATTTTTATATGATCATTGTAACTGGATTTTATCTTACATGATATATCAAATGTAATTCATTTACATTTGCTTTCCTTGTGTCTTTCCAATCTATTTATGAGTCATGACATGTACCTTGCTATTATGATACATTTATAATTCAGTTTTTATACGCTGTAATTTGTTGATTACTATGAATCAAACTAAACTGTTTTCTGGAAAAGAATCAAAGTATATTTTTGCCACAATTAAAAAAGATGTTCTCTAAAAAAAAAGGTTCACCATAAGATTGACTCTGGGATCAGGATTTATCTTTCATGATATATGTAGATCATTTACATTTGCTTTCATTATATTTTTTCGGTCTTACCTTACTATTCATGTGATATATTTGTAGTTCAGTTATTGTTCCCTGTTGTTTTTATATATTGGTACCGGCATTAAAGTTATTTTGAAAAACATGCATGGACTCATGCATTTTGACACATATAATTGAgtgaagagaaaagaaaatcgaatgTTACATGTGAAATAAGTGATCATGAATCATTATATGTATTGACAATTAGGGGAGTGCTATTTCTAACTAGGTTTTTAAATAGAAGATTAACTTTTAATTCTTGCCTGCATTGTTTTTAGGCTCTAACCTTTGTAGAAAAGAATTAGTTTAGCTACACTGCCACTTTTTAACTTACCTTCGTTATGCAATAGGCATTACAGTTTTTTTTCCAAGTGGAGAACTTCATTCAAGAAAAAATAAATGCAACATACTCTTAAAATAGCATGATTACAAGTTTATTATGTTTATTTACCTATTCTTCTAATTTTCACACCTTATGCACCAACATCTTTCACAATTTTTTTTCATGTAGTGCATAACCATTAATTGGCTTACTGATCTACAATCACCTTTTATTTTCACAGCTTTTGAAACTCACAGGGAAAGAAGATGGAATCACCCCTCCCCTAAAAATGGAATTATCCTctatcatcaacatgatcatatCAGAGGCATCTTGAAAAACAGAATGAGAAGGAGTGATGGCTGGGTCAACTCTAAAATTCAGGAACAAAGTGTCATTTCATCCATGTTAGAATTCTATACCTCATATGGCGGTATTATTAGGTCTTCTGATGCATTTGCATTAATCAGTGAGAACGAGTTCTTCTATAAACAATACCGAGAATACATGACCAAAACATCTTTCTTCTCTGTGGGATTGGCAACGTAGATTTATTTGAGCAGTTTATTGGCATGAGTTGTTCATACGACATCATATTGTGGCTGGTTGATGGTCCTAACGAGGAAAGATTATACCACTTTTATTACCTCGCATTGTTGCACTACAGATTCTAAATTTTGGATATTCTTGTATTTGTAAAATTGTACAAGTACAAAGGAGTGGCAAGTGAACGAATGTCAAAATAACAAATTGAGAGGCCTTATGTGTAAGATCAAATCACATTATATGTAATTTTGCCTTAGCATTAATAATAATAGAAGCTGTGGTTACAGCGCTATAAGAGTAATCTAATTAAAACTAAATTATGGCCATTGTAGACATTAGTTGCtcatgatttattattgctttttTAGTACCCAAAATAGAAagtaaaacaagaaaaataaaaattatttataccATATAAGAATGAAGTCAGTAAAATTCTAATCTCACTCATTGAATTGTTGTTGACTGCTAAATTTGGATTAACGGTGCATTATCAAATGCAGTAAAATTCTCAAAACGGAAATAGCTGACATTCATGAAGATTATTTTGGCTTCGCTATAGCTATTATTAAATGttatttgaaataatatttgAAGATCAAATACTTTTATTTTTCACACTTCAAACAAATAACGTCCAAATGCATACTTTAACCTTTTCGTTTCACGGGTTGTAATCAATGTAATAGTTCATGATAAAGTCAtgaatttatttgattagtaGAGATTGAGTTTCTTTTATAGGACATTAATTATGTAgtcatattttattttcctttacgACTGCGCGAAGCGCGGATACATTTACTAGTTTACTATAGTTAAATGATCGGAAAAGGGTTTAAAATGCTCCTAAGCTTTTGGAAAAGGTCTAAAAATACTCCTCATCTACCTATTGGGCTAAAAATACCCTTTCATCCACCTTTTGGTTCACTTATGCCCTTTGACTGTTAGATCAATGCcgaattaaaataataattatttaaattccACGTGGCAACTTCTTATTGGCCAAATTAAAACATCTAATCCGTTAGAAAGACCCACCTATATATATCAGTTTTTTCGTACTAACCCGCTTCAAACACTAACCTGACCCGAACAAAAAGTTCAACTAAAAAAAAGAGTCCTCTTTCTATCAAACTCCATGGAACAAAAGCTCCATGGAAGTTAAAGCAAACATATAGACGCAAACTTACTACgtggttttctttttcttgttatgGCATCCGATTCAATTTACACTATAGACACAAATTGCATTATATTCAAGATAAGTTTAATTTAATCATTTTCACATAACGGAAAGATCTCAAAGTAATTGTTTGGAAGATATCATAAACTTTGAACTACCCCTAGTTTTTCGTCCCATATTATTATCAAGAAAATCGTTGACTCATTCATGCTAGACTTTTCTTGTTTGTTTAATTTGTTCATAAACCTATATTCGATGATAATGCAATACATGAAATTAGTCAAGAAAATGAACACATGTAAATCTATGGGTTAGATGGAAGTAGAGCGtctttttttatttgaactttTTATTTGGGTCAAGTTAGTGTTTGGGGCGGGTTAGTCCGAAAAACGAGTAGATATGGGGTGGATCTTTCTAACATATTAGATGTTTTAATTTCGATCAATAAGAAGTCGTCACGtgaaatttaaataattatttttaaaattcaacATTGACCTAACGATCAAAGGTGAACCAAAAAGGTGGATGGAGGGTATTTTTAGACCTTTTATAAAAGTTCAGCGGCATTTTTTATCTTTCTCCGTTAAATGATTTATGAAGTAacaattaatattaatattaattaacaatGGTTAAGTTTGTCAATTATTAACTGTACACTGACGAAAAGCAAATAATTCAATCGTCGCCTGAGAGATTCGAACTCTCGCGGGGAAACCCCATGTACTTAGCAGGCACACGCCTTAACCACTCGGCCAAAGCGACGCTTATTgattaaagaagcttttaatattttattattgaaAAAGAGGTATTTAGTCAACAAATTTACCCTTTATTTTTCGTTATTCTTACGTACTTCACTTTAGTATACCAAAATTAACTTGAGCAGTTGGAACTTGGAAGTAGAACTGTACTCCGTACAATTTTAAATATTTTCCTCTTAGACTTTGACGTAACTTGAAGTAAATCTCCTAGATATTCTTTAAATATAGATTATTTaagaaaagtatttttaaaaaaagagcTTTTAAGAAATTAATTTCTAGTCATTTCCCGAATCTTTTTGGTAGTTAAAAGCATAATCAATCAGTTAatatcttttgttctttaaaTTCACGTCACTTTAATATAGTAAACTTTTGAGTCCTAACTCCTAAGCACCATTTAGATTGTTAATTTCCTCCCGTAATACTCTCCTTTTTGCATGTTATTTCTGAAAAAAACtcaaaaagaggaaaaataatttattgagaCATAACATATACTTTCGACTATGGAATTAAAGTGTGATATTGGTAGTTTGGAATTTTCACCATCCAAGGGTGTAGTAGAATGGTAAAAACAATTTAATTAGAGATTTCGAGTATATAAAAATAGAGTCCGCTTTAGAGAGGAGCACGTGCTAATAAAGGATGGAGGTCGAGGGTAGAATATGTTCAGTGCCTCGCTCTTGTCTCGTTAATACCCGATAACAGAGGCATATCCAATATTTAAAGGTGGCGAAAGCACATGAACGAACTACCAACTAGTGTTCTCATCTAACTTTTGAACTTAAGGATTCCATGTAAAGTATATGATCATTTTTACTATATGCATATATATAAACATATGtatatttaaaaaatttatcGAAGTTAACGGTGTCCGGTGACCCTTGTACTCCGAACATAGGTCCCCCTAAGGACAttggcggagccaccttatagcAAGGAGTCTCAATTGATATCCCtttacataaaaaaaaatacattgtGTAGGTATAAACTATATGCATATACACTATATGTTGACTCCCATTGATTTTTTCGtatatttacttttatatattttgacaccgcTTAGTGAAAATCCCGACTCCGCTCCTACCTAAGATGTCCTCAGTGAGTAGACAAATTAATCAGATAAGTGGATTTGGTCTACCAAAtgctgaagaagaaaaaaagtttaGAATTTCCTTGAACGCCGAAAGATTATATTTGGTATCGACTGTGTAATTGGTGATCGTAATTAAGTTACGTTTATCAATTATTTAGAATCAACTAACTCAAACCGGGCTCTAATAGTGTATACTTTTAATGGTAATTAAAAGCTTATTAAAATACTATCCGAACGAACAccataaaaaaaaaatctatgaCAAATCATATAAACATGGAGGTGTTTAGATTGTTAAAAAATTCTAGTACGCATGCTTTACATCAAAGCAATGAGTACAAATTAGGTGTCTTTCGTGAAttataatatagttgaataatgtGCAAATAGTTAAGTTGAAGTGTTGAAATGAGTGAAttataatatagttgaataatgtGCAAATAGTTAAGTTGAAGTGTTGAAATGAAAAAGTTCTAAGTTCGTTTACCGGAATAACAAACGGATACAAGTTTAGGCCGGCCTTAAATATTTACCCGTATGAAGTGTAGTATTCAGAAAATTTCAAGGAATTATTACACTATACAGCAGTCCATGCCCACAAAAAAATTGagtctttattttttaaaacatttaGCTAGTATATAGTATATAGTATATAGTAaatgtataatcaatatatagtATACATTATACAATTGTTATATTTACAATAACAAAAAGGATATTTATAATGAATCATAAAACTGATCTACTCTAAAAAAAGAATTTGGTAAGAGTAAGACTAAAGCTTCTAAATTACatgctttattttttttattttttttaaaaaaaggaacaATCATAGCAATAATTGTAACTCAAAGTCAACAAGATTCTCGTACCCACAAAGTCTACCCCTATTGAAGAAATCTCATGCACACAAGTAAAGAAAACATGCAAATTAGGGTCGATTTCAACGAGATATTCCCATATACAGTGATTAGGCAGCCAAACTTCAAAAGGCTCAATTACCACTTTTTGAATTGCTTGTAAAAGACCTTCAATAAAATTAATATGATAAGGTTAAAGTGAGAAAGAAAAACAAATCCCTTTTTGAATTGCTTTTAAAAGACATCCAATATTTACTAATATGATAAAGTTAAAATGTAATGAAAAACATACCCTTTTTATATTGCTTGTAAAAGACATCCAAATACATCAATgcatatttaataatttttacaCTTTTATATCAAGGATAACGTGTAAAGAATTTTTACCTAAATATTTAAGTTTAACTTTTATACGCCGGCAGTACAAAATAATCTTTGTACTATTAAATAGGTCACTTCAATCAAGTAATTTCTCATAATTACTGAAACTATTTACATGAAAAAAAAGACATGAAACCTGCTACATTCGGTTAATACACCCATAGTATGAAAATACTTACATTTTCTATGTATATAAGCTAAATTCTGAAAAAATAGGAATATTACGATATTACAACAGATTAACCTACACTAATAAGCAAAATTTTATTTACACTGTTAGTGTATATAAGTTAATCAAAaaacatatacaagtatatatatatattgaggggcGTAAGGGACAAGCTAATACAAACTTTACAACTCCATGTTGCAGTCAAGAAGATTCTTGAGGTTGATACAATAAGTCAATCAAAACTCTACCAAACTTTGAATTTTGAACAGTTGTTTTTACATTATAAACTATAAATACAGACTTATCAATTTTATTTCTTAGACAGAGAAGGTGGCAAAATTACAATGGCAACCACAATCAACTCAAATATGGCTGTAGTTAGTAAGGTGTTTTGTTCATCTTCTGAGGTAGTTCTTGTAGTTCGAAGGCGTCCACATGTTGTGAATGGTGGTGGTTTTATTGTCACAAATTGTGCCCAAAATGTTGTTTTCAAAGTTGATGGATGTGGAATTCTTGGAAAAAAGGAAGAACTTATTCTCAAAGATAGTTATGGACATGATTTACTTCTTATCAGGAAAAAGGTAACATTTGGCAATAGAAGCAATATATATTTTCTAACTATCATGCATGTTTCAATCGTAAAATAAGCCACTAATATTTTGTTTTAAGGCAGGCTGACTGCGTTACATCTCCTTAGGTGTACGTGAACACGAGATGCTTCATGTATTAGGCTGCCGTATGCATGTTTAAATCATGTGGTATATGCACATTGAAATGCTGAAGTGGCCCTATTTGTGTTTCCAGCTAGACCGAATTTAGCATTTTCCGTCTTCTTTATTTCTACGATATTTGTGCGTAATTGTTGCCAAGGAGAGCCTTGGAGCAACAATAAAGTTGTTTCCGTATAACCTATATAtatgtcacgggttcgagccgtaaaAGCAGCCACTGATGTGTGCTATGTTAGACTGtttacatcacaccccttgggacGTGACCCTTCCCCGAACCCTGCATGAATGTGGAACATTTTGTGCGTTGGACtgccttcttttttcctttttcggttgttgagttatttttccGTAACAAAATATAGTTTCTTTGACTTTGGTGCAAGAAACTAAAAGTTGGATGACCATGTATGAAAGTATTCTGGCGTCTATAACAATTGTGAAGGaatttatttgtgactcatataCCTTCAATTTTCAGGGAGGAGTAATTGAAGCATTAAGCATGCAAAGGAAATGGAGGGGTTATAGTAAAGATTTTGAAGGTTATGAAAAGTTGGTGTTTTGCTTGAAAGAGCCCAAAAACTCTTGTTTCTTGAAGAAAATGCCAATCAAGATTTCCATTGAACAAAAGGATTACAATGATCATAAGACTTTCCAGATTGCTGGCTATTTCCCTGATAGATCTTGCAGCATTATTGACTCCTCGGGCAATGTAATTGCAAAGGTAGTTGATTTCAAGGTTAATGGTGACATGTTTTTCATATACTTTTCCTTTCTAATTTGGTTAAAAAGGACAATTTGATGCGCAAAGCATCTCACATTCACCTAGTGTCTGGGGAAAGGCCGCACCCTAAGGGATGAGATGAGAtagtctaccctaatgcaagcattaatgaCTGCTTTCACAGTTCGAACATGTAACTTATAGATCACGCGAAAACAACTTTACCGTTGGTCAAGGCTCCCCTTCTTCCTTTCTAATTAGGTTGAACTTTAAAAAACATGAAAAATGCAACTTTCCAACAATGTGGCTCCTCCTTCCTTGATCACGTCAACTGTGGCATTTTAATAGCTGAGTCCGCTGCCACTTAGGAGcaccgtttaaatgaggggtagaTTTGAATACTTTGCTAACAGTAGGGGTACATATTTCTCGAaagtataacggaggttaaatatAGATAATATTTGAAAGTAGAGGGATATTTCTGACCCTTTTTCCTAAATCCTTTTATGAATAGTAAAGTAAGCAATGGAATATTGCAGGTTGGAGCTAGGAAAGAGGTACAGCAAGTGATGCCAAGCAATGATGTGTATACTGTAACAGTTAAGGCAGGAATAGATCAAGCTTTTGTTGTTGGAGTTATCGCTATTCTTGATTACATATATGATGGATCTACCAAATGCTAGTCCTTTTTCTATGTCTAATTAATGGCAAAGAAGAAAATGCTCACCTCTTCCTGAAGTTGCAGAATATTAATATTGTTGTTGTCATCTTCAATTAGAACTGGCAATGCTCATTTCAAGCTTTAACTTTTTGTGTTTCTATTTCTGTAGATTGCTACGTGATGTTTTTAGTTACTTTGAATTATATTCCATGAGTGTTACTATATGTTACTGCTTCTTTTCCATTATTGTATCCGCTATGCTTCTACTGAATCGAGAGTTTATCGGAAACAACTACCTTTCCCGGACCTTACTTATGAAATTACACTGGGTTTGTCGTTGTTATTGAATGTTTATCTATATATTTGAAGAAATTGGCTACGCAATGATCTCTATGAGGCTTTCGTTTTCGTTTTGTTTCTTCCTTCAGAAGGAATATATGTAATCCTATAAAAACTAGTTTCAAAAGGAAAAACAACTGCTATTATTCTCTCCACTGCTAAACTTCGTATCATCCTAATCAACACGATACGTTTGTAAAAATAAAGAATATTGAAGGATAGAATGCATGCAAAAATCAAAATATATGGTTCAAGTAATTACTATATTTTTATTTACCACGGAAGGAATAAAAGAATCATATCCTTTTGTGGCAGAGACCAAAACAATAACCGTACCATGAAAGAACTCTAGTCTTTCAAGATTACCAGTAGATTCAGAATTAAAGGAATGAGAAATACGAAAATAAGAGTTATGTTCGTAAAGTTTGCGAAAAATATCAACTAATCAGTAGGCAGGTTGGTAAGCATAGTATATCTTAAACCTTAACTATGACCTCGTATCACAAGGTTACAAATTACAACCTCAACTGTGTAGTCAATGGTAAAATTGCCACTGGAAATTGCACGCCTTTGATTCTTTAACAGTACACCGAAATTAGAAACTGGAAACATAAAATAGCTAGTCacaatgcagaaattcaagaaaaaTTGTTGTTCAGAAGACGCCCAATAGCAATACCAGAGTGTTAAAGAAAGAGATAAGTTTAAGGTGCTGGAATGAAGCACGTGAAATTCAGCATGAAATGTAAATATAATCCCGCGCAGTTGCATTCAAACATTTTGTGAAACTAGGATGATCCCGAGAAATGATACATTCAACAATTAGagactcattatcagcatatgcAGAAGGATTCTGTCTATGCCCACCAACTGACAATCATATGGGATCTTACAAGTCCTGATAGCGAACATACATTTCTAACTGAAACAGACTATCCTGTGGCTAATTAATCACGCTCACTGATGGCTGTTAAGTGCTCATCAATTTCCTCGGTAGTTAACACTCTGAAGACGGGATCTTCTTTCTTCACAACACCAACCTGCAAAGGACCAGAAGAGATTACGATATGAAACACTAATGCCTCTTTTTCATGGCTTTTTCACTACAGTATTTCTGTTAAGGTAGggggggtaaggctgcgtacacactaccctcccgagacgcacttgtgggattacactgggtttccAGTTGTTGTTGCAAGCAGTGAAAATAAGCGGTTTTAAATCCTAAGAAGCACTACAATCCACTTAAGACAACAATTGTGTGATAAAGGTCTCATGTCTTCTGTTCTGAAATGATTTGTTCTAATTGCTAGTTAGATGAAGAAGATAGTGTAACTACACAACCATATCCATTCAGGAAATAATGGATATACGCAAATATCTTAATGTCATATCATATCTCGTGGTCGTGCAATAGTAATGTTTCCAGGTGCAACTCAAGCAAATGCTTATATTAGATCAGTTcccaaacaagaaaagaaaacgACTCACTCCCTCCCCCTCAAGTGGTGATCAACACTGACATTAATAACTGCAGTAACCAAATGGTGGATAATATAGAGAAATAGACAAATTACCTCAATTTCACTGGCCTTAAAATCCTCTTGCAGGACAGATTGAAGAGCAGAAATTGCAGTCTACATAACAAAAATAATGTAAGTGTACCCTTCAAACTTTAACATCAGACCTCATTTACAAACAACTCTAGCAATTACATAGAACATGATATACTGCAACTTTGacccaaaaaaatatatatattatcctcaatCTCAATTAGACGCAACACTCTTACTTCTTAAACAATATCTGCTCAACTGTAAGCACTAGCCAAATTAAGagcttttttttttggttgatgAATAAAAAGAGATGGCCAAATTAAGAGTTTTATAGCTTCGTGCAAAAGAATCCATTTACCTATGCCAATATGTGATGGAGCCACTTCCCGATTTTATTAGGAGGTTACATCAACATCTTAAATTCACGTTAACAATAATACTTTCTAGTTCTATTTTCTATTGAAACCTCTACAGTCAATTACACGACAAAATGAGAAATTCTGTAATAGGTAGTATAGGCAGTGAGGAACAGAACAGCACAATATTGATATAGATTGGAAAAAGTTGAATCCTAGCTAGGCAAGTCGCTACTCTACTTGGGTACACTCTTCTCTAACTGTATGACTTCTTTGAACTGCGATTATCTAGAGGTTCCAAAAAGTAAACATCTGCATAACTGTGTTATGTGGCTGAAAGtaggtgatttttgacttttATTCCACATATAACAAGTGCTATGTAAAAGCAGAATCTTCAATTCATGACAACTCTACACCAAATAACCTTCAATTCAGAACCCACAGAACCTTACACAAATATTCAATGCAATACCAATATAGCCTAGGGAATGGAATTCCAGCAGTACCAGAGATTTGAACAGAAAGGAAACTGAAAACTGCTAAAAATTGGGATATAAGAAGAATTAAAGCCTAAAACCACGTCTGAACACTCCCTTTCCTTTTACCTGAACAGTTTCTTCATAGGAGAAAGCAGGgtcatttttcattttcttctccAAAAAGTTAATTGCCTCTTGCTCTTTAGATCCAGCACTTGTAGCCTGTACCAGGTTAATAAATGGAATACCACCATGAACAACAAGACAAGCCAACAGAGTTTCAATACTTCAAAAAAATCTCAAGACAGGACTTAAAAGGCCTTAATGTCCTCCCATAAACTATAAAAATATAGCAGATTATGGGAGCAGATCTAAAGTAACCAGTCACCATTTGCTAGTAATTACTGGATAGGACAATGGGTTCCTACTTTTGGGTCATATAAATGTGAGTGTATGCTACAGTCGCGCATTGAAAAGAAGAGCTGGAAACCATGAAGTAGCATCTACTTTTCAACTCATCAAAGATCATTTCACGTGCATGCTTCTAAATTACATATATATCTTCTCAAATTTAGTGGTTGAAGGTGCCTGTATGTTCATGTGCTGTCAAGGATTTACAAGAAAGCATGACATGGGTCCAAGATTCTTTCTGAGAACTTAACAGCAGCACCATCTGTTAAATTAGGAAACGAGTTGTCATGACTCATGACCTGCTCACTCGTCATGGGTTCAACCTAACTCCCCTATAACTAGTCACCAAATCAAAGCTCAGCATTCTCTGAAAAAAGAATGCACATCTCGAACATATGAAGCTGAGCTGTCATGCCCGAGTACTTAAGGCACAATTGTCAAACAAGCattcaacaacaacatacccagtataatcccacatagtggggtctggggagtcAAACAAGCATTCAACTTACAAAACTTTTGTACCACATTCACCTATAGATATAGCAACACATTTATTTCATACTGAATAAGTTGGGAGATGCTGGTAAAAGATCACCCCCCCCCCAAATCCCTCTTTGAATACCGAGTAAGTTGTAAGACCAATAAATAATAGATTAACAATGTTATTATGAATTTGAAATCTGATCATCACTTCTCTGCCTAGATTCAACTAGCATGATGACATACTAGAACAGCGGAATGACCATGAGATGATGAGAAGGAAACGTGGTCACCAAAAGGCTACATATAAAAAGGTCTTACcggtttttttttttgcttatcAAGAAAAAAAGGCTACCTATAAACAGGAACAAATTTAATCAGCTTTTATTTAGAGAAGAATTCGTATTCAGTATACCTTATGACCAAAAAAATGACCAGCAGGGTCACACTTGAAGAGCTGGGGTCCTTTTTCCTCATCAATGCCCAAAATCATAGCAACTTTGCATcgaaaaagaaaaacacaaacaGGGATGAGTAAAATGCAAAAGCAGAAATGTGTTTCCCTCCTCCCTCACCGCCAACACCAACAAAAAGAGAGGCAAGGACGCTTCACAAAGATCAAAAGGGAGCAGCAACAAACCTACTCCAAGGGGTCTCATATAAGCATGCTGTGTGTAAACCTGAGACTTGTCAGCAATCCTGCAAATACATGTTCCTTAGCACATTATACATTTATGAATTCTAGCTAATGTGTTTTAAATAGAGTCAACTGAAAAGCATTTGCAAAATTCATGCTACTTAACTTGCTTCCCATAATGAATCAAATAAAGAACTCATAGCTTCAGAAAATAAAAGTTAATAATAGTTCTACCCTACCAATAACCAAGAAATGGCACTTCACATTATTAACTGGTTGAGTACAAAGAGGAGAATATAATGAAGCAGAAGGAAATACCATTTAGACAGTACATCCACTGGCATTTCATATCCATATTTAAAACGAAACTCAGCAGCTTCATTTCGAGCTTGTTGAACCAAGGTTCTTGCATCAGCTGAAATTGAAAATATGTCAAAGAAAAATATGGAAACATAAACTCAGGAAGGAGCTATTCGTTTCAATTCTCATAGTCACAAATTGAACGCGATATGATCCGTAGCTAGATAAATCTTAAAATACGATAAGTCGATCATCTTTGAACTCAAAATTGTCTCTAGTTAGTTAATAAAACCAATAGCCTTAGTAGCAAAGTGCTTTTGGGCTAAGCAACAATGCTAAAAGAGATTG
It includes:
- the LOC104121365 gene encoding protein LURP-one-related 6, which gives rise to MATTINSNMAVVSKVFCSSSEVVLVVRRRPHVVNGGGFIVTNCAQNVVFKVDGCGILGKKEELILKDSYGHDLLLIRKKGGVIEALSMQRKWRGYSKDFEGYEKLVFCLKEPKNSCFLKKMPIKISIEQKDYNDHKTFQIAGYFPDRSCSIIDSSGNVIAKVGARKEVQQVMPSNDVYTVTVKAGIDQAFVVGVIAILDYIYDGSTKC
- the LOC104121366 gene encoding proteasome subunit alpha type-6; this encodes MSRGSGGGYDRHITIFSPEGRLFQVEYAFKAVKAAGITSIGVRGKDSVCVVTQKKVPDKLLDQTSVSHLFPITKYLGLLATGMTADARTLVQQARNEAAEFRFKYGYEMPVDVLSKWIADKSQVYTQHAYMRPLGVVAMILGIDEEKGPQLFKCDPAGHFFGHKATSAGSKEQEAINFLEKKMKNDPAFSYEETVQTAISALQSVLQEDFKASEIEVGVVKKEDPVFRVLTTEEIDEHLTAISERD